The DNA region GGCATCTGGGTACGGATGCTCGTGACGGAACTCGCCCGCGTCTCGTCCCACCTCATCGCCATGGGCGCCACGGCGATGGACGTCGGGGCCATGACGCTCTTCCTCTGGACGTTCACGGAACGCGAGAAACTCTACGACCTGTTCGAACGCATCTGCGGTGCCCGCTTCACGACGAGTTTCGCACGTATCGGCGGCGTCGCCAACGACGTCCCGGACGACGTGCTCCGCGATATCCAGAAGTGGCTGAATGCCTTCCCGGAATACATGGTGAGCTTCGAGAAGCTCGTGAACCGCAACCGGATCTTCATCGATCGTATGGCCGGCGTAGGCCACATCACGGCCGAGAAGGCCATCGCTCTCGGTCTGACCGGACCGACACTCCGGGGCTCAGGCGTGAATCGCGACCTTCGTCGCGACAAACCCTACATGTACTACGATCAGATGGACTTCGACGTGATCACCGGCAACGACGGTGACTGCTATTCGCGTTACCAATGCCGTGCCGCCGAAGTGAAGGAATCGATCAAGATCCTTCACCAGATCATGGACAAGCTGGTCGCGACGCCGCGTACGCCCGTCCTCGCGGACGATCCGAAGTACGTGCTCTCGCGCAAGGCCGCCATCTACACGAAGATGGAAGAGCTGATCAACGACTTCATGCTCATCAACTTCGGAACGATGCCGCCGAAGGGCGAGACCTATACGGCAATCGAATCGCCGAAGGGCGAGCTTGGCTTCTTCATCGTCTCGGACGGAACGGGGCAACCCTGGAAGCTGAAGATCCGTTCTCCCTCGTCGTCGAACCTGCAGGCCCTGAAGTTCATGGCCGAAGGCGCGATGGTGTCCGACGTCGTGGCCATCATCGGTTCCATCGATCCCGTGATGGGCGAAGCAGACAAGTGACATTCCGATCGTAAGCGACGATCATGTGCAATGGGTGGCTCGTCCACCCATTGCCGTTTTTGCATATCCATCTTCCGTTCCGAAGCGTCATGCCTCCTACCGATACCATCACACCCGAACGTGCGGCCCGCCTCGAGGAAGTGCTGCGCCGTCGTCAGCCCGATCTCACCGTTGTCTTCGAGAACGTCCACGACCCGCATAACGTCAGTGCCGTTCTCCGTTCCTGCGACGCCGTCGGTGTGTTCGAAGCGCATGGCGTCTACCATAGTGGAGAGCAGTTCCCGAAACTCGGCGACAAGAGTTCGGGCAGTGCGAGGAAGTGGATCGATCTCCACAAGCACGACAGTATCGACGACTGCTATTCGGAACTCCGCGCACGTGGCATGAAGATCTATACGACGCACATGGCGAGCGGTAGCGTGTCGCTCTACGATCTCGACCTGACGCAACCCATCGCCTTCGTCTTCGGTAACGAGCATAGCGGCGTGAGCCAGGAAGCACTCGCCAGGGCCGATGGCAACTTCCTCATTCCGCAGATGGGTATCGTCCAGT from Candidatus Kapaibacterium thiocyanatum includes:
- a CDS encoding NADH dehydrogenase (quinone) subunit D, whose protein sequence is MSLPVSQSATIERVEKLRQSKILREVMDKDTVAMFEDPLENDMVLNMGPQHPATHGVLRVLLRLDGETVLKCVPELGYLHRGFEKIAENMTYHEFIPHTDRLDYLSPMSNNVGIAMAIEHAAGIEVPERGIWVRMLVTELARVSSHLIAMGATAMDVGAMTLFLWTFTEREKLYDLFERICGARFTTSFARIGGVANDVPDDVLRDIQKWLNAFPEYMVSFEKLVNRNRIFIDRMAGVGHITAEKAIALGLTGPTLRGSGVNRDLRRDKPYMYYDQMDFDVITGNDGDCYSRYQCRAAEVKESIKILHQIMDKLVATPRTPVLADDPKYVLSRKAAIYTKMEELINDFMLINFGTMPPKGETYTAIESPKGELGFFIVSDGTGQPWKLKIRSPSSSNLQALKFMAEGAMVSDVVAIIGSIDPVMGEADK
- a CDS encoding RNA methyltransferase, whose translation is MTPERAARLEEVLRRRQPDLTVVFENVHDPHNVSAVLRSCDAVGVFEAHGVYHSGEQFPKLGDKSSGSARKWIDLHKHDSIDDCYSELRARGMKIYTTHMASGSVSLYDLDLTQPIAFVFGNEHSGVSQEALARADGNFLIPQMGIVQSLNISVACAVSLYEAFRQRMNAGMYEALRLDEKIFPVLLDDWCHR